In Pseudomonas sp. GCEP-101, one DNA window encodes the following:
- a CDS encoding BolA family protein — protein MQAVEVKNFLESKLPGTQIEVEGEGCNFQLNLISDELAGLSPVKRQQQVYAHLNEWIASGAIHAVTMKFFSRAAWAERS, from the coding sequence ATGCAGGCCGTAGAAGTCAAAAACTTCCTGGAATCGAAACTGCCAGGTACCCAGATCGAAGTGGAAGGCGAAGGCTGCAATTTCCAGCTGAACCTGATCAGCGACGAGCTCGCCGGCCTGAGCCCGGTCAAGCGCCAGCAACAAGTCTATGCCCACCTGAACGAGTGGATCGCCTCGGGCGCCATCCATGCCGTCACCATGAAATTCTTCAGCCGCGCCGCCTGGGCCGAGCGTTCCTGA
- the murA gene encoding UDP-N-acetylglucosamine 1-carboxyvinyltransferase yields the protein MDKLIITGGTRLDGEIRISGAKNSALPILAATLLADTPVTVCNLPHLHDITTMIELFGRMGVQPIIDEKLNVEVDASTIKTLVAPYELVKTMRASILVLGPMVARFGEAEVALPGGCAIGSRPVDLHIRGLEAMGAQITVEGGYIKAKAPAGGLQGAHFFFDTVSVTGTENIMMAAALANGRSVLENAAREPEVVDLANFINAMGGDVQGAGTDTIVINGVKSLGGGAKYSVMPDRIETGTYLAAAAATGGRVKLKDTDPTILEAVLAKLVEAGAHITTGSNWIELDMKGNRPKAVNIRTAPYPAFPTDMQAQFISLNAIAEGTGAVIETVFENRFMHVYEMNRMGAQILVEGNTAIVTGVPQLKGAPVMATDLRASASLVIAALVAEGDTLIDRIYHIDRGYECIEEKLQLLGAKIRRVPG from the coding sequence ATGGATAAACTGATCATTACCGGCGGCACTCGTCTCGATGGCGAGATCCGCATCTCCGGCGCGAAGAACTCGGCGCTGCCGATCCTCGCCGCCACCCTGCTGGCCGACACCCCGGTGACCGTCTGCAACCTGCCGCACCTGCACGACATCACCACCATGATCGAGCTGTTCGGTCGCATGGGCGTGCAGCCGATCATCGACGAGAAGCTCAACGTCGAAGTCGACGCCAGCACCATCAAGACTCTGGTGGCGCCGTACGAGCTGGTCAAGACCATGCGGGCGTCGATCCTCGTGCTTGGCCCGATGGTGGCCCGCTTCGGTGAAGCCGAAGTCGCGCTGCCCGGCGGCTGCGCCATCGGTTCGCGTCCGGTGGACCTGCACATCCGCGGGCTGGAAGCCATGGGCGCGCAGATCACCGTCGAAGGCGGCTACATCAAGGCCAAGGCTCCGGCTGGCGGCCTGCAGGGCGCGCACTTCTTCTTCGATACCGTCAGCGTGACCGGTACCGAGAACATTATGATGGCCGCCGCGCTGGCCAATGGTCGTTCCGTGCTGGAAAACGCCGCGCGCGAGCCCGAAGTCGTCGACCTGGCCAACTTCATCAACGCCATGGGCGGTGATGTGCAGGGCGCCGGTACCGATACCATCGTGATCAACGGCGTCAAAAGCCTGGGTGGCGGCGCCAAGTACAGCGTCATGCCCGACCGCATCGAGACCGGCACCTACCTGGCCGCTGCCGCGGCTACCGGTGGCCGCGTCAAGCTCAAGGACACCGATCCGACCATCCTCGAGGCCGTGCTGGCCAAGCTGGTCGAAGCGGGCGCGCACATCACCACCGGCAGCAACTGGATCGAGCTGGACATGAAGGGCAACCGGCCGAAGGCGGTGAACATCCGCACCGCGCCGTACCCGGCATTCCCCACCGACATGCAGGCGCAGTTCATTTCCCTGAACGCCATCGCCGAAGGCACCGGCGCGGTCATCGAGACCGTGTTCGAGAACCGCTTCATGCACGTCTACGAAATGAACCGCATGGGCGCGCAGATCCTGGTCGAAGGCAACACCGCCATCGTTACCGGCGTTCCGCAGCTCAAGGGCGCCCCGGTCATGGCAACCGACCTGCGTGCTTCCGCCAGCCTGGTGATCGCTGCCCTGGTCGCTGAAGGCGACACCCTGATCGACCGCATCTACCACATCGACCGTGGCTACGAGTGCATCGAAGAGAAACTGCAACTGCTCGGGGCGAAGATTCGCCGCGTACCGGGCTAG
- the hisG gene encoding ATP phosphoribosyltransferase — MLTIALSKGRILDDTLPLLAAAGIVPTENPDKSRKLIIPTTLDDVRLLIVRATDVPTYVEHGAADLGVAGKDVLMEYGGQGLYEPLDLKIANCKLMTAGAVGAPEPKGRLRVATKFVNVAKRYYAEQGRQVDVIKLYGSMELAPLVGLADKIIDVVDTGNTLRANGLEPQELIAHISSRLVVNKASMKMQHARIQALIDTLREAVESRHRA, encoded by the coding sequence ATGCTGACGATTGCCCTGTCCAAGGGCCGGATCCTCGACGACACCCTGCCGCTGCTCGCGGCGGCAGGCATCGTGCCGACCGAGAATCCGGACAAGAGCCGCAAGCTGATCATCCCCACCACCCTCGATGACGTGCGCCTGCTGATCGTGCGCGCCACCGACGTGCCGACCTATGTCGAGCACGGCGCCGCCGACCTCGGCGTGGCGGGCAAGGACGTGCTCATGGAGTACGGTGGCCAGGGCCTTTACGAGCCGCTGGACCTGAAGATCGCCAACTGCAAGCTGATGACCGCCGGTGCGGTCGGGGCGCCGGAGCCCAAGGGGCGCCTGCGCGTGGCCACCAAGTTCGTCAATGTCGCCAAGCGCTACTACGCCGAACAGGGCCGCCAGGTCGACGTGATCAAGCTGTACGGCTCCATGGAGCTGGCACCGCTGGTCGGCCTCGCCGACAAGATCATCGACGTGGTCGATACCGGCAATACCCTGCGCGCGAACGGCCTGGAGCCCCAGGAACTGATCGCGCACATCAGCTCGCGCCTGGTGGTGAACAAGGCTTCGATGAAGATGCAGCATGCGCGCATCCAGGCCCTGATCGACACCCTGCGCGAAGCGGTGGAGTCTCGACACCGGGCGTAA
- the hisD gene encoding histidinol dehydrogenase: MTAPFALRRLNAADPDFARHLDHLLSWESVSDESVNQRVLDIIADVRQRGDAAVVEFTQRFDGVDATSMADLILPRERLELALTRITPAQREALEIAAGRVRSYHEKQKQDSWRYTEADGTVLGQQVTPLDRAGLYVPGGKASYPSSVLMNAIPAKVAGVAEVVMVVPTPRGEINEIVLAAACIAGVDRVFTIGGAQAVAALAYGTESVPQVDKIVGPGNIYVATAKRHVFGQVGIDMIAGPSEILVVCDGGTDPDWIAMDLFSQAEHDEDAQSILVSPDAAFLDKVAASIEKLLPTMERAEIIRTSLTNRGALIHVADQEQACQVANRIAPEHLELSVADPESWLPKIRHAGAIFMGRYTAEALGDYCAGPNHVLPTSGTARFSSPLGVYDFQKRSSIIFCSAPGASELGKTASILARGESLTAHARSAEFRILDAKSE; the protein is encoded by the coding sequence ATGACCGCACCCTTCGCACTCCGTCGACTCAACGCCGCCGATCCGGACTTCGCGCGTCATCTGGACCATCTGCTCTCCTGGGAAAGCGTGTCCGACGAGTCGGTGAACCAGCGCGTGCTGGACATCATCGCTGACGTGCGCCAGCGCGGTGACGCCGCCGTGGTGGAGTTCACCCAGCGTTTCGATGGCGTCGACGCCACATCCATGGCCGACCTGATCCTGCCGCGCGAGCGCCTGGAACTGGCCCTGACCCGCATCACCCCGGCCCAGCGCGAGGCGCTGGAGATCGCCGCCGGGCGCGTGCGCAGCTACCACGAGAAGCAGAAGCAGGACTCCTGGCGCTACACCGAAGCCGACGGCACCGTGCTCGGCCAGCAGGTCACCCCGCTGGATCGCGCCGGCCTGTATGTGCCTGGCGGCAAGGCGTCCTACCCGTCGTCCGTGCTGATGAACGCCATTCCGGCCAAGGTCGCCGGCGTCGCCGAAGTGGTGATGGTGGTGCCGACCCCGCGCGGCGAGATCAATGAAATCGTCCTGGCCGCCGCCTGCATCGCCGGCGTCGATCGCGTCTTCACCATTGGCGGCGCCCAGGCCGTGGCCGCGCTGGCCTACGGCACCGAGAGCGTGCCGCAGGTGGACAAGATCGTCGGCCCGGGCAATATCTACGTCGCCACCGCCAAGCGCCACGTGTTCGGCCAGGTGGGTATCGACATGATCGCCGGCCCGTCCGAAATCCTCGTGGTCTGCGATGGCGGCACCGATCCGGACTGGATCGCCATGGACCTGTTCTCCCAGGCCGAGCACGACGAGGACGCCCAGTCGATCCTGGTCAGCCCCGACGCCGCCTTCCTGGACAAGGTCGCCGCCAGCATCGAGAAGCTGCTGCCGACCATGGAGCGCGCCGAGATCATCCGCACTTCGCTGACCAACCGCGGCGCGCTGATTCATGTGGCCGACCAGGAGCAGGCCTGCCAGGTCGCCAACCGCATCGCGCCGGAGCACCTGGAGCTGTCCGTGGCCGACCCGGAAAGCTGGCTGCCGAAGATCCGCCACGCCGGCGCCATCTTCATGGGCCGCTACACCGCCGAGGCGCTGGGCGATTACTGCGCCGGCCCGAACCACGTGCTGCCGACTTCCGGCACGGCGCGCTTCTCCTCGCCGCTGGGCGTGTACGACTTCCAGAAGCGCTCCTCGATCATCTTCTGCTCCGCGCCGGGCGCTTCCGAGCTGGGCAAGACCGCTTCGATCCTGGCCCGTGGCGAGTCGCTGACCGCCCACGCGCGCAGCGCCGAGTTCCGCATCCTTGACGCTAAGAGTGAGTAA
- the hisC gene encoding histidinol-phosphate transaminase → MSKFWSPFVKELVPYVPGEQPKLAKLVKLNTNENPYGPSPKVVAAIQAELNDTLRLYPDPNADRLKQTIAQYHGVKPSQVFVGNGSDEVLAHAFHALFQHGKPLLFPDVTYSFYPVYCGLYGIDFEALPLDEQFQIRVEDYARPNGGIIFPNPNAPTGCLLPLEAIERLLQASPDSVVLVDEAYVDFGGETAISLVNRYPNLLVAQTLSKSRSLAGLRVGFAVGHEDLIEALERVKNSFNSYPLDRLALAGAVASFEDQAYFEQTCNAVIHSRDKLVAELKTLGFDVLPSAANFIFARHPQRDGAELAAALREEGVIVRHFKQQRINQFLRISIGTEEQNQALLDALRLKL, encoded by the coding sequence ATGAGCAAATTCTGGAGTCCCTTCGTCAAGGAACTGGTGCCCTACGTTCCGGGCGAGCAGCCGAAGCTGGCCAAGCTGGTCAAGCTCAACACCAACGAGAACCCCTACGGCCCATCGCCGAAGGTGGTCGCCGCGATCCAGGCCGAGCTGAACGACACGCTGCGCCTGTACCCGGACCCGAATGCGGATCGCCTCAAGCAGACCATCGCCCAGTACCACGGCGTGAAGCCCTCCCAGGTCTTCGTCGGCAACGGTTCGGACGAGGTCCTGGCACACGCCTTCCACGCGCTGTTCCAGCACGGCAAGCCGCTGCTGTTCCCCGACGTGACCTACAGCTTCTACCCGGTCTACTGCGGCCTCTACGGCATCGACTTCGAAGCGCTGCCGCTGGACGAGCAGTTCCAGATCCGCGTCGAGGATTACGCGCGCCCGAACGGCGGCATCATCTTCCCCAACCCCAACGCGCCCACTGGTTGCCTGCTGCCGCTCGAGGCCATCGAACGCCTGCTGCAAGCGAGCCCGGACAGCGTGGTACTGGTGGATGAGGCCTATGTCGATTTCGGTGGCGAGACGGCGATTTCCCTGGTCAACCGTTACCCGAACCTGCTGGTGGCGCAGACCCTGTCCAAGTCGCGTTCGCTGGCGGGCCTGCGGGTCGGCTTCGCGGTCGGCCACGAGGACCTGATCGAAGCGCTGGAGCGGGTGAAGAACAGCTTCAACTCCTACCCGCTGGACCGCCTGGCCCTGGCTGGCGCGGTGGCGTCCTTCGAGGACCAGGCCTACTTCGAGCAGACCTGCAACGCGGTTATCCACAGCCGCGACAAGCTGGTGGCTGAGCTCAAGACCCTGGGCTTCGACGTGCTGCCGTCGGCGGCGAACTTCATCTTCGCCCGCCACCCGCAGCGCGACGGTGCCGAGTTGGCCGCGGCGCTGCGCGAGGAGGGCGTGATCGTGCGTCACTTCAAGCAGCAGCGGATCAACCAGTTCCTGCGCATCAGCATTGGCACCGAGGAGCAGAACCAGGCGCTGCTGGATGCGTTGCGCCTGAAGCTGTAA
- the algW gene encoding Do family serine endopeptidase AlgW — MLKALRFLGWPVLVGVLLALLIIQHNPQWVGLPQQEVHLQQAPLLSRLQQGPVSYADAVTRSSPAVANLYTTKMVSKPNNSMLDDPLFRRFFGDNLPQQKRMESSLGSAVIMSPEGYLLTNNHVTAGADQIVVALRDGRETIARLVGSDPETDLAVLKIDLKDLPSIMLGRSDGIRTGDVCLAIGNPFGVGQTVTMGIISATGRNQLGLNTYEDFIQTDAAINPGNSGGALVDANGNLIGINTAIFSKSGGSQGIGFAIPTKLALEVMQSIIEHGQVIRGWLGVEVQPLTPELAESFDLKDKAGIVVAGVYRDGPAAKGGLLPGDIILNIDGEAASDGRRSMNQVARTKPGEKITIEVLRNGKPVTLNAEVGLRPPPAPNAN; from the coding sequence ATGCTGAAGGCCCTGCGTTTTCTCGGCTGGCCCGTGCTGGTTGGCGTCCTCTTGGCGCTGCTGATCATCCAGCATAACCCGCAATGGGTCGGCCTTCCGCAGCAGGAAGTGCACCTGCAACAAGCCCCGCTGCTCAGCCGCCTGCAACAGGGCCCGGTCAGCTACGCCGATGCCGTGACCCGCTCGTCGCCGGCCGTGGCCAACCTGTACACCACCAAGATGGTCAGCAAGCCGAACAACTCGATGCTCGACGACCCGCTGTTCCGGCGCTTCTTCGGGGATAACCTGCCGCAGCAGAAGCGCATGGAGTCCAGCCTGGGTTCGGCGGTGATCATGAGCCCCGAAGGCTACCTGCTGACCAACAACCACGTGACCGCCGGGGCCGACCAGATCGTCGTGGCCCTACGCGATGGCCGCGAGACCATCGCCCGCCTGGTGGGCAGCGATCCGGAAACCGACCTCGCGGTCCTGAAGATCGACCTCAAGGACCTGCCCTCGATCATGCTCGGCCGCTCAGATGGCATCCGCACCGGCGACGTGTGCCTGGCCATCGGCAACCCCTTCGGCGTCGGCCAGACCGTCACCATGGGCATCATCAGCGCCACCGGGCGCAACCAGCTGGGCCTGAACACCTACGAGGACTTCATCCAGACCGACGCCGCGATCAACCCGGGCAACTCCGGCGGTGCGCTGGTGGACGCCAACGGCAACCTGATCGGCATCAACACCGCGATCTTCTCCAAATCCGGCGGCTCCCAGGGCATCGGCTTCGCCATCCCGACCAAGCTGGCGCTGGAAGTCATGCAGTCGATCATCGAGCACGGCCAGGTGATTCGAGGCTGGCTCGGCGTCGAAGTGCAGCCGCTGACGCCGGAACTGGCCGAATCCTTCGATCTCAAGGACAAGGCCGGCATCGTCGTTGCCGGCGTCTACCGCGACGGCCCCGCGGCCAAGGGCGGCCTGCTGCCGGGCGACATCATCCTGAACATCGATGGCGAGGCCGCCAGCGATGGCCGCCGCTCGATGAACCAGGTCGCGCGTACCAAGCCGGGCGAGAAGATCACCATCGAAGTGCTGCGCAACGGCAAGCCGGTGACGCTCAACGCCGAAGTCGGCCTGCGTCCGCCGCCGGCCCCCAACGCCAACTGA
- a CDS encoding Nif3-like dinuclear metal center hexameric protein, producing MAIALSTLVEEADRFLEAAKIQDYCPNGLQVEGRPQVRRIVSGVTASQALLDAAVAADADVVLVHHGYFWKGEDARVVGMKQRRLKTLLTNDISLLAYHLPLDLHADVGNNVQLGRQLGFEIEGPLEPGNPRSIVLVGSLAEPMLPSDLARHVRDVLGREPLLVDGGQPIRRIAWCTGGAQGYIDQAIAAGVDAYLTGEVSEQTVHSARENGISFIAAGHHATERYGVQALGDYLAKRFAIEHLFIDCPNPA from the coding sequence ATGGCAATCGCACTGAGCACGCTGGTCGAGGAAGCGGACCGTTTCCTCGAGGCGGCGAAGATCCAGGATTACTGCCCCAATGGCCTGCAGGTCGAGGGCCGGCCGCAGGTGCGCCGGATCGTTTCCGGGGTCACCGCCAGCCAGGCATTGCTGGATGCGGCCGTGGCGGCGGACGCCGATGTGGTGCTGGTCCACCATGGCTACTTCTGGAAAGGCGAGGACGCCCGCGTGGTGGGCATGAAGCAGCGTCGCCTGAAGACCCTGCTGACCAACGACATCAGCCTGCTGGCCTATCACCTGCCGCTGGACCTGCATGCCGACGTGGGCAACAACGTGCAGCTTGGCCGCCAGCTCGGCTTCGAGATCGAAGGCCCGCTGGAGCCGGGCAACCCGCGTTCCATCGTGCTGGTCGGCTCGCTGGCCGAGCCCATGCTGCCGAGCGATCTGGCGCGCCATGTGCGCGATGTGCTGGGCCGAGAACCGCTGTTGGTGGATGGTGGCCAGCCGATTCGCCGCATCGCCTGGTGCACCGGTGGCGCCCAGGGTTACATCGACCAGGCCATTGCCGCCGGCGTCGATGCCTACCTCACCGGGGAAGTCTCCGAGCAGACCGTGCACAGCGCCCGCGAGAACGGCATCAGCTTCATTGCCGCCGGGCACCACGCGACCGAACGCTATGGCGTGCAGGCCCTGGGCGACTATCTGGCCAAGCGCTTCGCCATCGAGCACCTGTTCATCGATTGCCCGAACCCGGCCTGA
- the mltB gene encoding lytic murein transglycosylase B: protein MRRIAFVLPLLLFVSACSSKPTPAPQPAQKPKTPTLITPSAHPAFGSVQPITPLRGDFAGNANAQRFIDRMVSQHNFNRQDLQDLFAQTRELDWVIRLMDRQAPTYTAPSGPNGAWLRYRKKFLTPDNVQKGVQFWDEYEADLQRASRTYGVPPEIIVGIIGVETRWGRVMGKTRIIDALATLSFSYPRRADFFSGELEQFLLQARKEGDNPLEMRGSYAGAMGYGQFMPSSFTKYAVDFDGDGHRDLWNPRDAIGSVANYFKQHGWVTGDPVAIPAIGQARSLEDGFKTQYPIGVLASAGLQPQGSLGNHKTASLLRLDMGNTYQYWYGLPNFYVITRYNHSTHYAMAVWELGKAVDRQRHGYR, encoded by the coding sequence ATGCGCCGCATCGCTTTTGTCCTGCCTTTGCTCCTCTTCGTTTCCGCGTGCAGCAGCAAACCGACTCCCGCTCCACAGCCGGCCCAGAAGCCGAAGACACCGACCCTGATCACTCCCAGCGCCCACCCGGCATTCGGCTCGGTGCAACCGATCACCCCGCTGCGCGGCGACTTCGCCGGCAATGCCAATGCCCAGCGCTTCATCGACCGCATGGTGAGCCAGCACAATTTCAACCGCCAGGACCTGCAGGACCTGTTCGCCCAGACCCGCGAACTCGACTGGGTCATCCGCCTGATGGACCGCCAGGCGCCCACCTACACCGCCCCCAGCGGCCCGAACGGCGCCTGGTTGCGCTACCGGAAGAAGTTCCTCACCCCGGACAACGTGCAGAAGGGCGTGCAATTCTGGGACGAATACGAGGCCGACCTGCAGCGCGCTTCGCGCACCTATGGCGTGCCGCCGGAAATCATCGTCGGCATCATCGGCGTGGAAACCCGATGGGGCCGTGTAATGGGCAAGACACGGATCATCGACGCGCTGGCCACCTTGTCGTTCTCCTACCCGCGGCGCGCCGATTTCTTCAGCGGCGAACTGGAACAGTTCCTCCTGCAGGCGCGCAAGGAAGGCGACAACCCGCTGGAGATGCGCGGCTCCTATGCCGGCGCCATGGGCTACGGGCAGTTCATGCCCTCCTCGTTCACCAAGTACGCGGTGGACTTCGACGGAGACGGCCACCGCGACCTGTGGAACCCGCGCGACGCCATCGGCAGCGTGGCCAATTACTTCAAGCAGCACGGCTGGGTCACCGGCGACCCGGTGGCCATCCCCGCCATAGGCCAGGCCCGCTCGCTGGAAGACGGCTTCAAGACCCAATACCCCATCGGCGTGCTGGCGAGCGCCGGGCTGCAACCCCAGGGCTCCCTGGGCAACCACAAGACCGCGAGCCTGCTGCGCCTGGACATGGGCAACACCTACCAGTACTGGTACGGCCTGCCGAACTTCTATGTGATTACCCGCTACAACCACAGCACCCACTACGCCATGGCGGTGTGGGAATTGGGCAAGGCGGTCGATCGCCAGCGCCACGGCTACCGCTGA
- the cysD gene encoding sulfate adenylyltransferase subunit CysD, producing MVDKLTHLKQLEAESIHIIREVAAEFDNPVMLYSIGKDSAVMLHLARKAFFPGKLPFPVMHVDTRWKFQEMYKFRTKMVEELGLDLITHINPDGVAQDINPFTHGSAKHTDIMKTEGLKQALDKYGFDAAFGGARRDEEKSRAKERVYSFRDSKHRWDPKNQRPELWNVYNGKVKKGESIRVFPLSNWTELDIWQYIYLEQIPIVPLYFAEEREVIEMNGSLIMIDDERILEHLTPEQKASIQKKMVRFRTLGCYPLTGAVESTATTLPEIIQEMLLTRTSERQGRVIDHDAAGSMEEKKRQGYF from the coding sequence ATGGTCGACAAACTGACGCATCTGAAACAGCTGGAGGCCGAGAGCATCCACATCATCCGCGAGGTCGCCGCCGAGTTCGACAACCCGGTGATGCTGTACTCGATCGGCAAGGACAGCGCGGTGATGCTCCACCTCGCGCGCAAGGCTTTCTTCCCCGGCAAGCTGCCGTTCCCGGTGATGCATGTCGACACCCGCTGGAAATTCCAGGAGATGTACAAGTTCCGCACCAAGATGGTCGAGGAACTGGGCCTGGACCTGATCACCCACATCAACCCCGATGGCGTGGCGCAGGACATCAACCCCTTCACTCACGGTAGCGCCAAGCACACCGACATCATGAAGACCGAAGGCCTGAAGCAGGCCCTCGACAAGTACGGCTTCGACGCCGCCTTCGGTGGTGCCCGCCGCGACGAAGAGAAGTCCCGCGCCAAGGAGCGCGTCTACTCCTTCCGCGACAGCAAGCACCGCTGGGACCCGAAGAACCAGCGTCCGGAACTGTGGAACGTGTACAACGGCAAGGTGAAGAAGGGCGAGTCGATCCGCGTCTTCCCGCTGTCGAATTGGACCGAGCTGGACATCTGGCAATACATCTACCTGGAACAGATCCCGATCGTGCCGCTGTACTTCGCCGAAGAACGCGAAGTCATCGAAATGAACGGCTCGCTGATCATGATCGACGACGAGCGCATCCTCGAGCACCTCACGCCCGAGCAGAAGGCCAGCATCCAGAAGAAGATGGTGCGTTTCCGTACCCTGGGCTGCTACCCGCTGACCGGCGCGGTGGAATCCACCGCTACCACGTTGCCGGAAATCATCCAGGAAATGCTGCTGACGCGGACTTCCGAACGCCAGGGCCGGGTCATCGACCACGATGCCGCAGGCTCGATGGAAGAAAAGAAACGTCAGGGCTACTTCTAA
- the cysN gene encoding sulfate adenylyltransferase subunit CysN — protein sequence MSHQSDLISEDILAYLAQHERKELLRFLTCGNVDDGKSTLIGRLLHDSKMIYEDHLEAITRDSKKVGTTGDDVDLALLVDGLQAEREQGITIDVAYRYFSTAKRKFIIADTPGHEQYTRNMATGASTCDLAIILIDARYGVQTQTRRHSFIASLLGIKHIVVAINKMDLKGFDEGVFEQIKADYLQFADKINLKTNSLHFVPMSALKGDNVVNKSERSPWYTGQSLMEILETVEVAGDRNLDDMRFPVQYVNRPNLNFRGFAGTLASGIVRKGDEVVALPSGKGSKVKSIVTFEGELEQAGPGQAITLTLEDEIDVSRGDMLVHADNRPQVTDGFDAMLVWMAEEPMLPGKKYDIKRATSYVPGSIPSITHKVDVNTLEETAASELKLNEIARVKVSLDAPIALDGYDQNRTTGAFIVIDRLTNGTVGAGMIIAAPQAGHGSATHHGANAHVAREERAARFGQQPATVLFSGLSGAGKSTLAYAVERKLFDMGRAVYVLDGQNLRHDLNKGLPQDRAGRTENWLRTAHVARQFNEAGLISLCAFVAPSAEGRERAKSLIGAERLVTVYVQASPQVCRERDPQGLYAAGQDNIPGESFPYDVPLDADLVIDTQSQSVEEGVKAVLDLLRQRGAI from the coding sequence ATGTCGCATCAATCCGATCTGATCAGCGAGGACATCCTCGCCTACCTGGCCCAGCACGAGCGCAAGGAACTGCTGCGCTTCCTCACCTGCGGCAACGTCGACGACGGCAAGAGCACCCTGATCGGGCGCCTGCTGCATGATTCCAAGATGATCTACGAGGACCACCTCGAGGCCATCACCCGCGATTCGAAGAAAGTCGGCACCACCGGCGACGACGTCGACCTGGCGCTGCTGGTCGACGGCCTCCAGGCCGAGCGCGAGCAGGGCATCACCATCGACGTGGCGTACCGCTACTTCAGCACCGCCAAGCGCAAGTTCATCATTGCCGACACCCCCGGCCATGAGCAGTACACCCGCAACATGGCCACCGGCGCGTCCACCTGCGATCTGGCCATCATCCTGATCGACGCCCGCTACGGCGTGCAGACCCAGACCCGCCGGCACAGCTTCATCGCGTCCCTGCTGGGCATCAAGCACATCGTCGTGGCCATCAACAAGATGGACCTCAAGGGCTTCGACGAGGGCGTGTTCGAGCAGATCAAGGCCGACTACCTGCAGTTCGCCGACAAGATCAACCTGAAGACCAACTCTTTGCACTTCGTGCCGATGTCGGCGCTGAAGGGCGACAACGTGGTCAACAAGTCCGAGCGCTCGCCGTGGTACACCGGCCAGTCGCTGATGGAAATCCTCGAGACCGTGGAAGTCGCGGGTGATCGCAACCTCGACGACATGCGCTTCCCGGTGCAGTACGTCAACCGCCCGAACCTGAACTTCCGCGGCTTTGCCGGCACCCTGGCGAGCGGCATCGTGCGCAAGGGCGATGAAGTCGTGGCCCTGCCGTCGGGCAAGGGCAGCAAGGTCAAGTCCATCGTCACCTTCGAAGGCGAGCTGGAGCAGGCCGGCCCGGGCCAGGCCATCACCCTGACCCTGGAAGACGAGATCGACGTTTCCCGCGGCGACATGCTGGTGCACGCCGACAACCGCCCGCAGGTAACCGACGGCTTTGACGCCATGCTGGTGTGGATGGCTGAAGAGCCGATGCTGCCGGGCAAGAAATACGACATCAAGCGCGCCACCAGCTATGTGCCGGGCTCGATCCCGAGCATCACCCACAAGGTGGACGTGAACACCCTGGAAGAGACCGCCGCCAGCGAACTCAAGCTCAACGAGATCGCCCGCGTGAAGGTCAGCCTGGATGCGCCCATCGCACTGGACGGCTACGACCAGAACCGCACCACCGGCGCCTTCATCGTCATCGACCGGCTGACCAATGGCACCGTCGGCGCCGGCATGATCATCGCCGCCCCGCAGGCGGGCCACGGCTCGGCCACCCACCACGGTGCCAATGCCCATGTCGCCCGTGAAGAGCGTGCCGCGCGCTTCGGCCAGCAACCGGCCACCGTGCTGTTCAGCGGCCTCTCCGGCGCCGGCAAGAGCACCCTGGCCTACGCCGTGGAGCGCAAGCTGTTCGACATGGGCCGTGCGGTCTACGTGCTGGATGGCCAGAACCTGCGCCATGACCTGAACAAGGGCCTGCCGCAGGACCGCGCCGGTCGCACCGAGAATTGGCTGCGCACCGCCCATGTGGCGCGTCAGTTCAACGAGGCCGGCCTGATCAGCCTGTGCGCCTTCGTCGCCCCGAGCGCCGAGGGCCGCGAGCGCGCCAAGTCGCTGATCGGCGCCGAGCGCCTGGTCACCGTCTACGTCCAGGCGTCCCCGCAGGTCTGCCGCGAACGCGACCCGCAGGGCCTGTACGCTGCCGGCCAGGACAACATTCCGGGCGAGTCCTTCCCCTACGACGTGCCGCTGGATGCCGATCTGGTGATCGACACCCAGAGCCAGTCGGTGGAAGAGGGCGTCAAGGCTGTTCTCGACCTGCTCCGCCAGCGCGGCGCGATCTGA
- a CDS encoding transposase has translation MFTRRSVIGRNRLLAWVLMQDHVHWLLELGVGEDLARSVGRMKAVSAREVRRSTG, from the coding sequence ATGTTTACCCGACGTTCTGTGATTGGACGGAACAGGCTGCTCGCCTGGGTGTTGATGCAGGACCATGTTCATTGGCTGCTGGAGTTGGGCGTGGGGGAGGATCTAGCCAGGTCGGTGGGACGTATGAAGGCTGTCAGTGCGCGAGAGGTTCGTCGGTCGACGGGATAG